CTAAACATGTAGGCTAGATAGGAGGTGACAGCACATGCTTGAATTAACAGTAGATTTAAACGAGCGTAGCTATCCTATCTATATTGGCCAAGACCTTCTCACCGATCAGGGGCGGTTATTGCAGCATATTGGCAATACACGCCCCGTCATCATTAGCAACGAGACCGTTGCACCTCTGTATCTCGATACTTTACTCACACAGTTAGATGGCAAAGCGCCGCTCCATTTTTGTATCCCAGATGGGGAGCAGTACAAATCACTGGAGTGGTTTGAACGCATCAACGCCTTTTTGCTTGAGCACAACTGTGGTCGTGATACCTGTTTGATTGCACTAGGTGGCGGCGTGGTCGGCGATCTGACCGGGTTTGTTGCAGCATGTTATCAACGCGGTGTGCCCTTTATTCAAATTCCCACAACCTTGCTGTCGCAGGTCGATTCGTCGGTAGGTGGCAAAACGGCGGTCAATCACCCGCTGGGCAAGAATATGATCGGCGCTTTTTATCAGCCGCAAGCGGTGTTTATTGATACCAACACGCTGAAAAGCTTACCAGCACGAGAATTTGCGGCAGGGATGGCGGAAGTGATCAAATACGGTCTCATCTACGACAAAGCGTTTCTGGATCTGCTCGAGCAGCAGGGGCCGGCATTGCAAAGCCTGGATACTGAGTTATTAATGCAGGTGATCCACCGTTGCTGTGCCATTAAAGCTGAGATTGTTGCGCAAGATGAAAAAGAAGCTGGTCTGCGCGCACTGCTGAACCTGGGCCATACCTTTGGCCATGCTATAGAAGCCCAGATGGGTTACGGCGTGTGGCTCCACGGCGAAGCCGTGGCCGCGGGTATGATGCTCGCGGCTCGTCTGGCGCAGCACAGAGGTGCACTGACGGACGCTGAAGTAGCACGTATCGCAGCGTTGCTAGAGATCTATCAGTTACCAGTAGCAGCGCCTGCATCTATGACGACTGAGCAGTTCATTACACATATGCGCAAAGACAAGAAAAACAAGCAAGGTAAGATCCGCTTTATCGTGCCAACCAGCCTGGGCAAGTGTCAGCTGGTGGACGACGTATCTGATGACACCTTAGGCCAGCTAATAGGGCACTGATGCAGTCGCAAATCCTACCGAGTCGTGCCGCTCTGGTCGACCGGATTGCAATGCAATTTGAGTATGGCCAAAACCTGATCTGCCTGGTTGGTAATTCCGGGTTAGGTAAAAGCTACCTGGCCGAGTCTTTCATCACCGACAAATATCCAGAATTTAACAAGGCATTTGTTAAGCTGGGGGCACATACCAAAGACACAGAGTTAGTGCAGCAGTTACTGGAAAACAGTTTTCGGGCTCCTCTGGTTGATCATAAGTTGTCGTTAGCCGAGAACTTTTTTGTTCTATACAACGAGCAACCCTGTGGGCCATGCCTGTGGGTGATCGATGGGGCACGTCACCTCAGTGACGAACTCATCCAGGAGCTTCAGCTACTGGCTAAAAAAGCCCCGGATACCCTGTATATTCTTGCCACAGCACAGGCGCCTAAGATGCTGCCTGAGGCGTTGGATATTCATCTGGAACCCTTATCCTTAATAGAAAGTCGTCGACTGATGGCGATGTTTTTTCAGGAACTCCCACCCCAGGAAGATCCTATATTCAGCACCTTTTTACATGAAGCCGGTGGCAATCCCAGTATTTTGCTGGAGTGGCAGCAAAACCAGCATCAATTGACGCTGAAGTCTAAGCCGACCCTGAGCCGTAAACAATTGAATCTATTTCTTGGTGCTTTTGTGGTGATCACCACTTTGTTTCTGGTGGCTGTGGTGTACCAAAAAGACCTCACCGATCTACTGCGGATGCAGCGGGATGTTGCCGCAGCACAAGTTGAGGAGTTACCTGAGCCAACGGTGCTGACGACTCAGGAAGCACTATCGGATAACGACAAGCTGCACGGCGAAGAAGCCGTGGCAGCGCAAAGCAGTGATGACATTCAGGCCGTGCAGCAGCACGATGTGCAATCAATACTGGGTGCATTAACTGTGGATCACCCAATGCAGGGAGATAACCAAACGAGTGAACCGGAAAAAGACAGTGGGAATGAGATAGCCAGTGGAGACGACACCAACCAGATAACTGATCAGATAACTGGTCAGGTAACTGTTCAGGTCACTGATGCACCGACAGTGGTTGCACAGGCGCTAACCCAGGAAACTGCGGCAGAGGAGCCAGAGGCAACAGATACGCGGGAACCGATCGAAACGCCACAGCCAGCTGGCGCCTCTGAACAGCCGGGCGGGTTATCCGATAATACCTGGTTTATGGCGCAGGACAGCAATGCCTGGACCATTCAATTGTTGGCTGTCACCGATCAGGCGGTGGCGCAGCGGTATGTAGCGCAACATAAGCTAGCGCAGATCCGCATTGCACAGGTTAAACGTAACAACAAAGACTGGTGGTTCGTCACTGTGGCGCCCTTTGCGACCTTAGATGACGCAAAACAGGCGCGGGCTAACTTACCGCAAGCAGTGCTTGCAGGGCAGCCGTTTTTTAAGCGTATCGTGCAAATTAAGCAACAAATCCAACAGTCACAAACACAAAAATAGTGTAGAATCGCGCTACTTTGGGGTAACTAGTCAGATCATGCAAAAAAAGACCAGAGCTTTTCTAAAATGGGCAGGTGGAAAATATGCCTTGGTGGAAGAAATTACCAAGCGCTTGCAAGCCGCAAATGAAGAGGCCGAAACTCTGGTGGAGCCCTTCGTTGGGGCTGGATCTGTCTTTCTCAACAGTCACTTTAAGCACTACATACTTAATGATATCAATGCCGACTTGATCAATCTTTACAAAGAGCTGCAACGCACGCCCGATGAGTTTATCAGTGATGCCAGAAAGTTATTTGTAGACCTGAACAATCATCCGGACGCTTACTATGCGTATCGTCAACAGTTCAATGAAAGTGTGGATGTATATGAGCGGGCTATTCTGTTCTTATACATGAACCGCCACGGTTACAATGGGTTGTGTCGTTACAATCTCAAAGGGATTTTCAATGTGCCCTTTGGTAAATATAAACGCCCTTACTTTCCCGAAAATGAACTGTACTTTTTTTCTGAGAAAGCACAGCAGGCGACTTTTACCTGCCTGAGCTACGAGCAGGTCTTCAAGCGTGTGCCGGATAAAGCCGTCGTGTATTGCGATCCACCTTATGTGCCGCTGAGCAAAACGGCGTCATTTACCGCCTATGCTAAAGGGGGCTTTAACCTGGACGATCAGGCACAGCTTGCCAACCTGGCAGAAAAGGCCGCCTTTGAGCAACAAACGCCGGTACTTATCTCCAACCATGACACCGTCCTGACGCGCAAGATATACAGTCAGGCCCAGTTGGATGTGATCCAGGTAAAAAGAACCATCAGCCCCAAAGGGTCAGGCCGTAATCGCGTCGACGAGCTGATGGCGCTGTATCACGACTAGTCACAATACTACCGAGTTAACGAACCAGGCTAAGGCGATAACCAGTGCGATGACAAAGCACACGGCCAGCAAGGCGAAGGGCCAGAAGTGTTTTTGGCTGAAATCGACACGATATTTGGCTTGGCTCTGCACCCCAAACATCGCAGCAAGTACACTCTGGATAAGTATAAAGAATCGTTCTGTCACGGCGTCCTGGCTCCTGTGTGAACTAAGATACCGCTTAGTATAGTGCATCAATACCAACTTGTCGTAACGACGTGTCACAAACGCGTGACCACATTAAGTGCGTTGGTATCGATGATTAGAATTGTGAAAACTGACTCGACGTTTGCTCGTCACCAGAACCCAGCAACAGCTCCAGTAGATCAAGATAATGAAATTGCGCATTGCTACTGCCGCCGGTTAACCAGGCATACCAACTGGTGTGTGACTCTAGTTTGCATACATTTGCTTGTGTGTGCTGACTGGCCAAAGTGGTAGAACATTGACACATATCGTGTTTTGCAAGTAAGGCATCGTCACCATTGAACGACACCACGCCAGCAGATAAGACTACCGCAGCCGTGAACAAAAGCGTCCGTGTTTTAAGCCGACCTAACATAACCATATCCCCAGTGAATAGTTATCTATAAATAGTACACTATGGATGTTTATTAAACAATCGCTTTGTCCTGTAAAAAATGTCACTGCTCGCAAAATAAGTCCCGCTAACAATCAGGTGTTTTTAGCATTCAGATGAGTTACAGTAGCTGCTGACATTTTGTTTCAGGGGGTAGTATGTCGCAGAACAATAATAATTCCGAGTTCTTAATTGCACCGTCCATTTTGTCTGCCGATTTTGCAAGGCTGGGTGAAGACGTCGCCACAGTGTTAGCCGCGGGTGCCGATGTCGTGCACTTTGATGTGATGGATAATCACTACGTGCCAAATCTGACTTTTGGCCCGATGATCTGTGAAGCGCTGCGCAACTATGGCATTACGGCCCCCATTGATGTGCACCTAATGATTAAACCTGTAGACAGTTTAATCCCTGAGTTTGCAAAAGCGGGTGCCGATATTATTACCTTTCACCCTGAAGCCAGTGAGCATATTGATCGCAGCCTGGCGCTTATTAAAGAGCAAGGGTGTGAGGCTGGATTGGTGCTCAACCCCGCAACGCCACTACACTACCTCGATTACGTCATGGATAAAGTGGATCAGATCCTGCTGATGTCTGTGAACCCGGGTTTTGGTGGACAAAGCTTTATACCGCAGACGCTCGATAAGTTGCGTCAGGTACGTGAGCGTATCGAAGCCAGTGGTCGCAAAATTCGCCTCGAAGTTGACGGCGGCATAAAAGTCGACAACATTGCAGAGGTGGCAGAGGCTGGCGCCGATATGTTTGTTGCCGGCTCAGCGATTTTTAATCAACCAGACTATCGGACAGTCATTGATGCGATGCGCTCAGAGCTCGCTAAGGTGGGCTAATGGGTTACCAGGCTATTCTATTTGATCTCGATGGCACCTTGGTCGACAGCGCACATGACTTATATATGGCACTGAATTTAACGCTGACGGAAGTGGCTTTTCCGGTGGTCAGTCGCACTCAGGTGCTTGAGTGGGTAGGTAATGGCATTGATGTATTGGTGCAACGTGGTCTCAGTGGTAGCAATGAGATTAACGCAGAATTACCGCCGCGCTTGGTAGCAGAAGCACAGGAACGGTTTGCCGGACATTATCGTGCGCTGGTCGGTCAGTACTCTTTGCTCTACGCCAATGTCGAAACCGTGCTGGCCGCATTTAGCCATGTCCCCAAAGCTGTTGTAACCAATAAAAGCCGCGAGTTTACGCTGCAACTGCTCGATAACCTCAATCTGAGCACGCACTTTGATGTGGTGGTATGTGGTGACGATGGCCCCAAAAAGCCTTCGGCTGAGCCACTGTTGTCTGCCTGCGAGCAACTTAATATTGCACCGCAAGACGCCATCATGGTAGGTGACTCAAAAAGTGATATTCTGGCCGCTCAGGCTGCAAAAATGCCTGTGATTGCACTTAAATATGGGTACAATCAAGGGCTGGACTTGGCTCAGTTTAATCCAGAGTACCTCTGTGAGGGCTTCTTGGATATAATCCCCATTTTAAATCGACCTTAAACTAAACAGGAGTAAAGGAACACAATGACTAAACCAGTAGTGTTAAGTGGCATTCAGCCAACCGGTGGTATGACAATAGGCAATTATGTGGGTGCCATTAACCAGTGGCTTAAGCTACAGGAAGATCATGATTGTTTCTTTATGCTGGTTGATTTGCATGCCATCACAATACGTCAGGAACCAAGTGCCCTGCGTGATCGCGTTTTAGATGGTATCGCGTTGTATGCGGCTTGTGGTATTGACCCTGAAAAATCAGCACTGTTTGTACAGTCGCAGGTACCAGAGCACGCCCAGTTAGGCTGGGTATTGAATTGCTATGCGCAAATGGGTGAGCTGAACCGCATGACCCAGTTTAAGGATAAGTCAGCTAAGAACAGCAATAATGTCAATGTTGGATTGTTCTCTTATCCGGTACTACAGGCTGCCGATATCTTGCTTTATCAGGCCGATCAGGTCCCTGTGGGAGAAGATCAGAAACAGCACCTTGAACTGACGCGTGATATCGCAACGCGCTTTAACAACTTATATGGTGATGTATTCAAAGTACCTGAGCCGTATATTCCTGAGCTGGGTGCGCGGGTAATGAGCTTGCAGGATCCGTTAAAGAAAATGTCTAAATCGGACGACAACCCTAATGCGTATATTATGCTACTGGATGAGCCGAAGAAGATTGAGAAAAAGCTGAAAAAAGCCGTGACGGATTCAGATGAGCAGGCGCGCATTTACTTCGACCGAGAAGAAAAGCCTGGCGTTTCTAACCTGCTGACTCTGCTGTCAGTGGCGACCAAACGCGATGTGGCTGATCTGGTGCCTGAGTACGAAGACAAAATGTATGGTCACCTAAAAAAAGACACCGCCGATGCCGTTGTAGCGATGCTAGAGCCGATGCAAGCGCGCTTCAGAGAGATCCGCGAAGATCAGGCATTGCTGGATCAGATCATGCGTAATGGTGCAGAAAAAGCAGGGGCTCGCGCAGAGCAAACGCTAAAAGCCGCTTATGAAGCGGTGGGCTTTATCCCGCGTCCGTGATCAGGCTGCTCACAAACACAAAAAAGCCAGCAACTCTGCTGGCTTTTTTGTGTATATGAATCACATGCTGCGACCACACCAGACTATCCGGCCTGCAATACCATGCTGCTGCGCATTGTCGGCATGGATCTGCCAGGCCGGGTACTCAGGGTTATCACTCACAACGCTAATATGATCCCGATGCTGTTGTAAGCGCTTAGCCATCAGGCCATCTTCGGTTTGTAGTACAAATACGCCGCGCTTATTCGCGTCGCGCTGGCTTAAATCAACCAGCACCATGTCGCCGTGCTGTAAAGTTGGCAGCATACTGTCACCGCGGATAGTCACAAACGCCAGTTGTTCACTGTGCACGCCCAGCTGAGTGCTAAGCCAGCGCTTATTCAGGGCAAACTGCTCTGTGATATCTTCACTGCCATTGATGCTACCAAAACCGGCACTGGCTTCGACATCCAGCTTAGGCACCATCAGCATGTCCCCAGAGCCGCTCACTGCGGATTGTTCGACGGGCTGTTCGCCGGTCAGCAACCAGTTTAAATCGATATTGAATAAACTATACAAATGTTCCAGATAAGCCACCGAGGGGCGGCTCAGGCCCCGGCAAATACGATAAATATGCGACGGAGACTTGCCCGTGAGTAGCGCAAACTGGCGTTTATTGCCGGCGCTAAACTGGTCGATCAAGGTAGTAAATCGGCGTGAAAATGCTGTGCTCATGACACCCCATACAGGTTACAACGAAGAAAGAGGCTCAGGGTACTTGCCTCTTGCGTGACTGTACAGCACAGGGAGTCCGATTGCGCAAAGTCTGTCCAGTGTGCACTGTACGGGTAACAAATTGCGACATTTTTAACCTGTGACATAACAGTTTACGGGCACAGCGTACCTATAATAAGCTAGGTGCTGTTGGATTTTTCAACGCCATAAGATAATGGA
The Pseudoalteromonas viridis DNA segment above includes these coding regions:
- a CDS encoding DUF2970 domain-containing protein, yielding MTERFFILIQSVLAAMFGVQSQAKYRVDFSQKHFWPFALLAVCFVIALVIALAWFVNSVVL
- a CDS encoding HAD family hydrolase translates to MGYQAILFDLDGTLVDSAHDLYMALNLTLTEVAFPVVSRTQVLEWVGNGIDVLVQRGLSGSNEINAELPPRLVAEAQERFAGHYRALVGQYSLLYANVETVLAAFSHVPKAVVTNKSREFTLQLLDNLNLSTHFDVVVCGDDGPKKPSAEPLLSACEQLNIAPQDAIMVGDSKSDILAAQAAKMPVIALKYGYNQGLDLAQFNPEYLCEGFLDIIPILNRP
- a CDS encoding XRE family transcriptional regulator; translation: MSTAFSRRFTTLIDQFSAGNKRQFALLTGKSPSHIYRICRGLSRPSVAYLEHLYSLFNIDLNWLLTGEQPVEQSAVSGSGDMLMVPKLDVEASAGFGSINGSEDITEQFALNKRWLSTQLGVHSEQLAFVTIRGDSMLPTLQHGDMVLVDLSQRDANKRGVFVLQTEDGLMAKRLQQHRDHISVVSDNPEYPAWQIHADNAQQHGIAGRIVWCGRSM
- a CDS encoding SPOR domain-containing protein gives rise to the protein MQSQILPSRAALVDRIAMQFEYGQNLICLVGNSGLGKSYLAESFITDKYPEFNKAFVKLGAHTKDTELVQQLLENSFRAPLVDHKLSLAENFFVLYNEQPCGPCLWVIDGARHLSDELIQELQLLAKKAPDTLYILATAQAPKMLPEALDIHLEPLSLIESRRLMAMFFQELPPQEDPIFSTFLHEAGGNPSILLEWQQNQHQLTLKSKPTLSRKQLNLFLGAFVVITTLFLVAVVYQKDLTDLLRMQRDVAAAQVEELPEPTVLTTQEALSDNDKLHGEEAVAAQSSDDIQAVQQHDVQSILGALTVDHPMQGDNQTSEPEKDSGNEIASGDDTNQITDQITGQVTVQVTDAPTVVAQALTQETAAEEPEATDTREPIETPQPAGASEQPGGLSDNTWFMAQDSNAWTIQLLAVTDQAVAQRYVAQHKLAQIRIAQVKRNNKDWWFVTVAPFATLDDAKQARANLPQAVLAGQPFFKRIVQIKQQIQQSQTQK
- the rpe gene encoding ribulose-phosphate 3-epimerase codes for the protein MSQNNNNSEFLIAPSILSADFARLGEDVATVLAAGADVVHFDVMDNHYVPNLTFGPMICEALRNYGITAPIDVHLMIKPVDSLIPEFAKAGADIITFHPEASEHIDRSLALIKEQGCEAGLVLNPATPLHYLDYVMDKVDQILLMSVNPGFGGQSFIPQTLDKLRQVRERIEASGRKIRLEVDGGIKVDNIAEVAEAGADMFVAGSAIFNQPDYRTVIDAMRSELAKVG
- the aroB gene encoding 3-dehydroquinate synthase; protein product: MLELTVDLNERSYPIYIGQDLLTDQGRLLQHIGNTRPVIISNETVAPLYLDTLLTQLDGKAPLHFCIPDGEQYKSLEWFERINAFLLEHNCGRDTCLIALGGGVVGDLTGFVAACYQRGVPFIQIPTTLLSQVDSSVGGKTAVNHPLGKNMIGAFYQPQAVFIDTNTLKSLPAREFAAGMAEVIKYGLIYDKAFLDLLEQQGPALQSLDTELLMQVIHRCCAIKAEIVAQDEKEAGLRALLNLGHTFGHAIEAQMGYGVWLHGEAVAAGMMLAARLAQHRGALTDAEVARIAALLEIYQLPVAAPASMTTEQFITHMRKDKKNKQGKIRFIVPTSLGKCQLVDDVSDDTLGQLIGH
- the trpS gene encoding tryptophan--tRNA ligase, with product MTKPVVLSGIQPTGGMTIGNYVGAINQWLKLQEDHDCFFMLVDLHAITIRQEPSALRDRVLDGIALYAACGIDPEKSALFVQSQVPEHAQLGWVLNCYAQMGELNRMTQFKDKSAKNSNNVNVGLFSYPVLQAADILLYQADQVPVGEDQKQHLELTRDIATRFNNLYGDVFKVPEPYIPELGARVMSLQDPLKKMSKSDDNPNAYIMLLDEPKKIEKKLKKAVTDSDEQARIYFDREEKPGVSNLLTLLSVATKRDVADLVPEYEDKMYGHLKKDTADAVVAMLEPMQARFREIREDQALLDQIMRNGAEKAGARAEQTLKAAYEAVGFIPRP
- a CDS encoding Dam family site-specific DNA-(adenine-N6)-methyltransferase encodes the protein MQKKTRAFLKWAGGKYALVEEITKRLQAANEEAETLVEPFVGAGSVFLNSHFKHYILNDINADLINLYKELQRTPDEFISDARKLFVDLNNHPDAYYAYRQQFNESVDVYERAILFLYMNRHGYNGLCRYNLKGIFNVPFGKYKRPYFPENELYFFSEKAQQATFTCLSYEQVFKRVPDKAVVYCDPPYVPLSKTASFTAYAKGGFNLDDQAQLANLAEKAAFEQQTPVLISNHDTVLTRKIYSQAQLDVIQVKRTISPKGSGRNRVDELMALYHD